A portion of the Salarias fasciatus chromosome 15, fSalaFa1.1, whole genome shotgun sequence genome contains these proteins:
- the LOC115401838 gene encoding armadillo-like helical domain-containing protein 4 yields MATRRQAHTSRSGLEEMESEEEPDEDEDDENSEESVEEDSEEDLTEVPKASSTPPPYSLIPPPPVWVQRNQGLMRSWVELIREKAGYVSGMLAPVGIGITGALLIVGALYSIRMIHRKRRNSFKHQRRKVRQPEQPREPGTGRQDQAMLLADSSEDEF; encoded by the exons atggcaacccgTCGGCAGGCGCACACATCCAGATCGGGATTAGAGGAGATGGAGTCTGAGG AGGAGCCAGATGAGGACGAGGATGACGAGAACTCCGAGGAGTCGGTGGAGGAAGACAGCGAGGAGGACCTGACAGAAGTACCTAAAGCATCTTCTACGCCGCCTCCGTACAGTCTCATCCCTCCGCCTCCAGTCTGGGTTCAACGCAACCAGGGACTGA TGCGAAGCTGGGTAGAGCTGATCAGAGAGAAG GCGGGCTACGTGTCTGGTATGTTGGCCCCCGTGGGCATCGGGATCACGGGGGCTCTGCTAATTGTCGGCGCCCTCTACAGCATCAGGATGATCCACCGCAAAAGGAGGAACAGCTTCAAACACCAGAGGAGGAAGGTCAGACAGCCCGAG CAGCCTCGAGAGCCCGGCACCGGCCGCCAGGATCAGGCCATGCTGCTGGCCGACAGCTCTGAGGATGAGTTCTGA